The Pseudomonas fluorescens genome segment ATCTTGCGATCATTGACTTCGTCCTGGAACAGCGCGCCGTCGATGGCGACGTGGCGGATGTTCGGGTTCAGCACAGCCATCAGGTTCAGCGCCTGAACCACGTCCGGGCAGTTCTGGCAGGACAGCGAGAAGTAAGTCTCGAAGTTGAACTCGCCCTTGAGCGAGCGGATCTGCTCGATCACTTCGACACTGGCCTTCGAAGGGTGGCCGCCGACTTGCAGCAGGGCCAGCACCAGCGAAGTGAATTCATGGCCCATCGGGATGCCGGCGAAACGCAGGCTGATGTCGGCACCGGGACGGTTGATCGAGAACGACGGTTTGCGTGCATCGTCGCCGCTGTCAATCAAAGTAATCTGATGCGAAAGACTGGCAACGTCTTTCAGCAGGTCGAGCATTTCACGGGATTTCGCACCGTCGTCGAGTGAAGCAACGATCTCGATCGGCTGGGTGACCCGTTCCAGGTACGATTTCAACTGGGCTTTAAGATTGGCGTCCAACATACGGGCGATCTCCTGACTTTATTTGAGGCGAAAAAAAGCCCGAGCGAATCTCGCCCGGGCTTTTCTATTGGGCGGTGCAGCTTACTTAGGTAGGTGCGGAGTTCCGCCCTGCATTGCGTGTCACAGACTTAGATCTTGCCGACCAGGTCCAGGGACGGAGCCAGAGTGGCCTCGCCTTCTTTCCACTTGGCTGGGCAAACTTCGCCTGGGTGTGCAGCAACGTACTGAGCAGCCTTGATCTTGCGCAGCAGCTCGGAAGCGTCACGGCCAACGCCGCCATCGTTCAGTTCAACGATTTTGATCTGGCCTTCAGGGTTGATCACGAAGGTGCCACGATCCGCCAGACCAGCTTCTTCGATCAGCACGTCGAAGTTGCGGGAGATCACCTGAGTCGGGTCGCCGATCATGGTGTACTGGATTTTGCCGATGGCTGGCGAAGTGTTGTGCCAGGCAGCATGGGCAAAGTGGGTGTCGGTCGAAACGCTGTAGATCTCTACGCCCAGTTTCTGGAAGGCAGCGTAGTTGTCAGCCAGGTCTTCCAGCTCGGTTGGGCAAACGAAGGTGAAGTCGGCCGGGTAGAAGAACACTACGGACCATTTGCCTTTCAGGTCAGCGTCCGAGACTTGTACGAAGTCGCCGTTTTTGAACGCGGTAGCTTTGAACGGTTTTACTTGGCTGTTGATGATAGGCATTGATGACTCTCCGTCAGGGTTGTGAATTCGATGGGTGAATCCTACCCACTCACTCGACGGATGGCTCATTGGCAAACCTGATGCTGCTGATTTGTTTTCGCTATTAGCTGAGGTTATTAATAGAAGAAAACGATATCTATGGCGACAGCGGCTTATCCGTAATCCGGGCCATCCCGTGAAAAGGGCTCGCTTCAACATAGCGCATGGCGGACTTCATATCCTTCCAGCCGACGTAACTCATCAGCGATTTGAGGTCCCAGCCACTTTGATGTGCCCACGTTGCAAAGCCGCGCCGCAGTGAGTGGCTGCTATAGCGTTCGGCAGAGATCCCGGCGCGCTCCAGGGCCTGACGCAACAACGGAATCACACTGTTGGCGTGCAAGCCCTCCTCGCTCAGATTGCCCCAGCGGTCGACGGCGCGAAACACCGGGCCCCGCACCAATGCTGCTTCGGTGATCCAGTCGATGTAGGCCTGCACCGGGCACAGCTTCAGCAATGCAGGCGCCTGATAGGTCTGACCGAGATTCTCCCGATCGCCCTTGCTGCGCGGCAAGTACAGGGTGATGCCGCTACCGGCGTGGGCCTGGACATGCTCGATTTGCACCCGGCACAACTCATCACTGCGAAAGCCGCGCCAGAAGCCCAGAAGAATCAACGCTCGATCCCGACAGGCTCTGAGTAGCAACGGCCGGTCCTGATTTTCTCGCGCCTCTTTCATTTCCTGCTCTAGCCAGGCAACGGTCTGCTCAAGATCCTGCAGTTGTAACGGCTCGGCCTGTTTTTCCCGCGCGGGATGCAGCGCGCGGATGCCCTTGAACACTTTGCGCACCACCGGCGACTTGGTGGGATCAGCGAACCCCTGACTGTTATGCCACTGCGCGAGTGCCGACAAACGCAGCTTCAGCGTATTGACCGACAGCACACCCGCGTGAGCCACCAGGTAGCGCGCGACGCTGTCAGCCGTCGCGGGCAGAAACCCTCCCCATACCGTTTCAAAGTGCTCGACGGCCGCACGATAGCTGCGGCGGGTGTTGTCACGGGTGGCGGCTTGCAGATAGCGATCGATATCGCTCATGGGCTGATTTCTCGCAGATGTACTGATTTGAAGATTGAAAAGCGGATTCTGGCGCTTCACACGGGGTAATACCAGTATATCCCGCCCGTTTATCTTGAAACATTTAACTTTATTTTCAGCATGGTACACTGCGTACTTTGGTGGCATGTACCACAGTACGTAATCGTAGGAGCACATATGGCCCGTGGCGGCGTTAACAAAGCAGTAGTCCAGATCGCGCGCGCAGCGATCCTCGCCCGTGGCGAACACCCCAGCATCGACGCAGTACGCATCGAGCTGGGCAATACGGGTTCCAAAACCACGATTCATCGTTATCTGAAGGAACTGGATGACGGCAGCGAACCGGCCGATCCGTCGGCAGAACCTGTCGATGACGAACTCCTCGCCCTCGTCACGCGCCTGGCGCAACGCCTGAAAGAACAGGCACAGGAGCCGATTGACCAGGCTCGCGAGCAGTACGAGCAACAGCGTCAGGCACTGGAGGACGAGCTGAATCAGCTTCGTCAGGATCATGCGCAACTGGAGAAGAAGCACGACATTCAGGCTGCCGCGCTGGCCAAGGAATCCGAAGTGCTGAGCGATACCCGCTCAATGCTGCAGACCGAACAGACCCGCAACGCCGGACTGAATCAGGCGCTGGCCGATTTTGAATTGCGCCTGCAGGACAAGGACGAGCAGATCCGCTCGCTGGAAGAAAAGCACCTGCACGCCCGCGATGCACTTGAGCACTACCGCAACGCCATCAAGGAACAGCGCGAGCAGGAGCAAAGCCGTCACGAAACTCAGGTTCAGCAGTTGCAGATGGAGTTGCGCCAGGCGCAACAAAGCGCGCTGGTACGCCAAGACGAGATCACCCAGCTGCACCGCGACAACGAACGCCTGCTGACCGAGAATCGCGGCACCGTGCGCGAACTGAGCCTGATGCAGGATCAGCTCAAGCACAGCAATCAGCGTCAGGATCAATTGCTGGAGCAAGCGACGCGTGTCGACAGCGAGCGCACCCTCCTCCAGGAACGCCTGCGCGTGGCGCTGCTGGAGAGCCAGACGCTCAAGCAGAGCGTCGACGAGCAGTCGCAGCTCAATCAGTCATTGGAAAAGGAATTGACCAAGGTGCAAGACAGCCTGCGTCTGGCTACCACCGTTGCGGCAGCGCCAGACGCAGCAGAACCGAAAAAGACTTAAACGCCGACCGGCGTACGCATCGTGACAAACTCTTCGGCCGCCGTCGGGTGCACCCCGATGGTGTCGTCGAAGTCACGCTTGGTGGCGCCAGCCTTCAACGCAATTGCCAGCCCCTGCACGATCTCGCCGGCATCCGGACCAACCATGTGACAGCCCAGCACCTTATCAGATTTGCCATCGACCACCAGCTTCATCAGCGTGCGCTCCTGGCAGTCCGTCAGGGTCAGCTTCATCGGGCGGAAACGGCTTTCGTAGATCACCACGTCGTGACCCGCTTCCCGGGCCTCTTCTTCGGTCAGGCCGACGGTGCCGATATTCGGCAGACTGAACACTGCCGTCGGGATCATCTTGTAGTCCACCGGGCGGTATTGCTCAGGCTTGAACAGACGCCGCGCCACCGCCATGCCTTCAGCCAGCGCCACCGGCGTCAACTGCACACGACCGATGACATCGCCCAACGCCAGAATTGATGGCTCAGTGGTCTGATATTGTTCATCGACCTTGATGAAGCCTTTGTCGTCGAGCTGCACATCAGTGTTTTCCAGCCCCAGGTTGTCCAGCATCGGACGTCGGCCGGTGGCGTAGAACACGCAATCGGCCTCCAGCACGCGACCATCCGTGAGGGTCGCTTTCAGGCTGCCATCCGCCTGCTTGTCGATCCGCTCGATATCGGCATTGAACTGCAGATCCATGCCGCGCTTGGTCAGCTCTTCCTTGAGATGGTTACGTACCGAACCGTCAAAACCGCGCAGGAACAGATCGCCGCGATACAGCAACGTCGTGTTGGCGCCCAGACCATGGAAGATTCCGGCAAATTCGACGGCGATGTAACCGCCACCGACGACCAGTACACGCTTGGGCAGCTCTTTGAGGAAGAACGCCTGGTTCGAGCTGATCGCATGCTCATGCCCCGGAATCTCGGGGATCTGCGGCCAGCCACCGGTGGCGATCAGAATATTCTTCGCGGTGTATCGCTCGCCATTGACCTCGACTTCGTGCGGGCCAACGATTTTCGCGTGAGCCTCATGCAGGGTCACGCCGCTGTTGACCAGCAGATTGCGATAAATGCCGTTCAGGCGAGTGATCTCGCGATCCTTGTTGGCAATCAGCGTGGCCCAATCGAAATCCGCCTCGCCCAGATTCCAGCCAAAACCCGAGGACTGTTCGAAGTCTTCGGCAAAATGGGCGCCGTACACCAACAGTTTTTTCGGTACGCAACCGACGTTGACGCAGGTACCGCCCAGATAACGGCTCTCGGCCACCGCCACTTTCGCACCGAACCCGGCAGCAAAACGCGCAGCCCGCACACCGCCGGAACCGGCACCAATCACATAAAGGTCAAAATCGTAGGCCATTTCTATCTCCTCGGCAGGCGATCAGCATACCCGCAGACGCTTATTGAGCAAGTCTCTACTGCACGGGGACGGGCAATACCGGGAGGTTCTACCGTTAGCATTTGATTAATGGCTTTCTGCCGGTTGAATTTTTGGCAGCCGCAACGTATGCCAGGCGATCAGAATCGCTACGAGCGCCAGGCCGAAAGCGAGCCACGATGCCAATGCAATTCCGCCCTCAAATGCACTTCCCGCCTGCTGCATCAACTGTTGCGCTTGATCCCCCGCCAACCCCGTCGCCACATGAGCGCCAGCCAGCGTTTCACTTGCCAGCATCGTCTGAACATCGCTCAAAAACACTGGAAGCTGCAGGTCTGCTCGGTAGTGAGCTGCCAAACGCTCTCCTTCGCACCTCCCTGGCGAAGACGAGTCAGCTCAGCAGCGAACATTCTGGCTGACAATCGAACATTTGTTTGACGTTGCATCGCGTATCGAATCGAGATGCACTATTTCTCCCCACAAACGCAAACGCCCCGAACATGTCGGGGCGTTTGTTTTTAGCGTCACACGATTCAGACCGCGTGACGCACCTTCAGACAGATCAGGCGCTATCAATAGGCCTTGCCAGTCTTGTAGAAGTTTTCGAAGCAGAAGTTGGTTGCCTCGATGTAGCCTTCAGCACCACCGCAGTCGAAACGCTTGCCCTTGAACTTGTAGGCCATTACGCAACCGTTCTGGGCTTGTTTCATCAGGGCGTCGGTGATCTGGATTTCACCACCCTTGCCTGGCTCGGTCTGTTCGATCAGGTCGAAGATGTCCGGGGTCAGGATATAACGACCGATGATCGCCAGGTTCGACGGAGCATCTTCCGGCTTTGGCTTCTCGACCATGCTGTGTACGCGGTAGATGTCGTCGCGGATCATCTCGCCAGCGATTACGCCGTACTTGCTGGTTTCTTGCGGATCGACTTCCTGAATGGCAATGATCGAGCAGCGGAACTGCTTGTACAGCTTGACCATCTGGGTCAGCACGCCGTCGCCTTCGAGGTTGACGCACAGGTCGTCCGCCAGCACTACGGCGAACGGCTCATCGCCGATCAGCGGACGACCGGTCAGGATCGCATGACCCAGGCCTTTCATTTCAGTCTGACGGGTGTAGGAGAACGAGCACTCGTCCAACAGTTTGCGGATACCAACCAGGTATTTTTCCTTGTCGGTGCCTTTGATCTGGTTTTCCAGCTCGTAGCTGATGTCGAAGTGGTCTTCCAGAGCACGCTTGCCACGGCCGGTCACGATGGAGATCTCAGTCAGACCAGCATCCAGAGCTTCTTCGACGCCGTACTGGATCAGTGGCTTGTTTACCACCGGCAGCATTTCTTTGGGCATGGCCTTAGTCGCTGGAAGGAAGCGAGTACCGTAACCGGCTGCTGGGAACAAGCATTTCTTGATCATATAAGTCCTTGAAAGGGCTGTGTGTACGAGTTTCGGCGCAGTCTAATCAGGCGGCGTGCACCTTACAATGCCCCGCACTGGCTAACCGATGTCAACATAGAGAAATATTCTGGCGGATAGTTCAATCCGCACGCAGAAGCTGCGCATTGAGCGTAGCCCAAAGATTCAGGAACACCGCATCGACCCGCGCCCGTTCGCCCGTTTCCCGTTATCATGACGCCTTTGAACCAGCCAACGAGGCCGCTAGATGTCCG includes the following:
- the ahpC gene encoding alkyl hydroperoxide reductase subunit C, which codes for MPIINSQVKPFKATAFKNGDFVQVSDADLKGKWSVVFFYPADFTFVCPTELEDLADNYAAFQKLGVEIYSVSTDTHFAHAAWHNTSPAIGKIQYTMIGDPTQVISRNFDVLIEEAGLADRGTFVINPEGQIKIVELNDGGVGRDASELLRKIKAAQYVAAHPGEVCPAKWKEGEATLAPSLDLVGKI
- a CDS encoding site-specific integrase — protein: MSDIDRYLQAATRDNTRRSYRAAVEHFETVWGGFLPATADSVARYLVAHAGVLSVNTLKLRLSALAQWHNSQGFADPTKSPVVRKVFKGIRALHPAREKQAEPLQLQDLEQTVAWLEQEMKEARENQDRPLLLRACRDRALILLGFWRGFRSDELCRVQIEHVQAHAGSGITLYLPRSKGDRENLGQTYQAPALLKLCPVQAYIDWITEAALVRGPVFRAVDRWGNLSEEGLHANSVIPLLRQALERAGISAERYSSHSLRRGFATWAHQSGWDLKSLMSYVGWKDMKSAMRYVEASPFHGMARITDKPLSP
- a CDS encoding DNA-binding protein, translated to MARGGVNKAVVQIARAAILARGEHPSIDAVRIELGNTGSKTTIHRYLKELDDGSEPADPSAEPVDDELLALVTRLAQRLKEQAQEPIDQAREQYEQQRQALEDELNQLRQDHAQLEKKHDIQAAALAKESEVLSDTRSMLQTEQTRNAGLNQALADFELRLQDKDEQIRSLEEKHLHARDALEHYRNAIKEQREQEQSRHETQVQQLQMELRQAQQSALVRQDEITQLHRDNERLLTENRGTVRELSLMQDQLKHSNQRQDQLLEQATRVDSERTLLQERLRVALLESQTLKQSVDEQSQLNQSLEKELTKVQDSLRLATTVAAAPDAAEPKKT
- the gorA gene encoding glutathione-disulfide reductase; this encodes MAYDFDLYVIGAGSGGVRAARFAAGFGAKVAVAESRYLGGTCVNVGCVPKKLLVYGAHFAEDFEQSSGFGWNLGEADFDWATLIANKDREITRLNGIYRNLLVNSGVTLHEAHAKIVGPHEVEVNGERYTAKNILIATGGWPQIPEIPGHEHAISSNQAFFLKELPKRVLVVGGGYIAVEFAGIFHGLGANTTLLYRGDLFLRGFDGSVRNHLKEELTKRGMDLQFNADIERIDKQADGSLKATLTDGRVLEADCVFYATGRRPMLDNLGLENTDVQLDDKGFIKVDEQYQTTEPSILALGDVIGRVQLTPVALAEGMAVARRLFKPEQYRPVDYKMIPTAVFSLPNIGTVGLTEEEAREAGHDVVIYESRFRPMKLTLTDCQERTLMKLVVDGKSDKVLGCHMVGPDAGEIVQGLAIALKAGATKRDFDDTIGVHPTAAEEFVTMRTPVGV
- the galU gene encoding UTP--glucose-1-phosphate uridylyltransferase GalU, whose protein sequence is MIKKCLFPAAGYGTRFLPATKAMPKEMLPVVNKPLIQYGVEEALDAGLTEISIVTGRGKRALEDHFDISYELENQIKGTDKEKYLVGIRKLLDECSFSYTRQTEMKGLGHAILTGRPLIGDEPFAVVLADDLCVNLEGDGVLTQMVKLYKQFRCSIIAIQEVDPQETSKYGVIAGEMIRDDIYRVHSMVEKPKPEDAPSNLAIIGRYILTPDIFDLIEQTEPGKGGEIQITDALMKQAQNGCVMAYKFKGKRFDCGGAEGYIEATNFCFENFYKTGKAY